From one Natronorubrum sediminis genomic stretch:
- the pdxT gene encoding pyridoxal 5'-phosphate synthase glutaminase subunit PdxT codes for MSLTAGVVAVQGDVEEHAAAIERAVSAHGREVTVHEIRESGLVPECDLLAMPGGESTTISRFVQSEGIAPELRDHVGANKPLFVTCAGLIVASSDANDDRVEELDLVDVTIERNAFGRQKDSFEAPLAVDGLADDEPYPAVFIRAPAIDDVGETVEVLASWNGRPVAVRDGPVVGTAFHPELTLDSRIHELAFFENKDASVPALEHV; via the coding sequence ATGTCACTGACCGCTGGCGTCGTCGCCGTTCAGGGCGACGTCGAAGAGCACGCGGCGGCTATCGAACGCGCAGTGAGCGCCCACGGACGCGAGGTCACCGTCCACGAAATCCGTGAGTCGGGGCTGGTCCCCGAGTGCGACCTCCTCGCCATGCCCGGCGGCGAATCGACGACCATCTCCCGATTCGTCCAGAGCGAGGGTATCGCACCGGAACTCCGCGATCACGTCGGCGCTAACAAACCGCTGTTCGTGACGTGTGCCGGATTGATCGTCGCCTCGAGCGACGCGAACGATGACCGGGTCGAGGAACTCGATCTCGTCGACGTAACCATCGAGCGAAACGCCTTCGGCCGCCAGAAAGACAGCTTCGAAGCGCCGCTCGCAGTCGACGGATTGGCCGACGACGAACCGTATCCGGCAGTGTTCATCCGCGCACCCGCAATCGACGACGTTGGCGAGACCGTCGAGGTGCTGGCATCGTGGAACGGCCGACCGGTCGCCGTGCGAGACGGCCCCGTCGTCGGCACTGCCTTCCACCCCGAACTGACGCTGGACAGTCGCATCCACGAACTGGCGTTTTTCGAGAACAAAGACGCGAGCGTACCCGCGCTCGAGCACGTTTGA
- a CDS encoding DNA-directed RNA polymerase subunit B'' — MATELNRSKRRDISREYFSKERLAEHHYRSFNSFLNRGMQRVVDEKETIDTDIGDKEGEEPVHVKLGDVRVVTPRVREADGSEELLYPQEARLRNITYSAPVFMEMSIVKGEEGDQRVVDSTETKIGRMPIMVGSDKCNIAGFSDEELIEIGEDPADPGGYFIVNGSERVLMTSEDLAPNKILAEYDTKYGDEIQVAKTFSQRRGYRALVLCERTRDGLLEVSFPSVSGSINFVTLVRALGLESDEEIVHKVSNDPEVVKYMLENLEEAEVQTEEEAIEELGKRVASGQGKNYQLKRANYVIDRYLLPHLHEDGVEEEDVRINKAHYLCRMAEACFELALGRRDSDDKDHYANKRLKVSGDLMKDLFRTALNKLARDVKYQLERANMRNRNLSVSTVVRSDVLTERLEHPIATGNWVGGRSGVSQLVDRTDFMGVLSHLRRLRSPLSRSQPHFEARDLHATQWGRICPSETPEGPNCGLVKNFAQAMELSQNVEDEQELKRELASMGVEGIPGLEGIERSTADD, encoded by the coding sequence ATGGCAACTGAACTGAACAGATCAAAACGACGCGACATTTCACGCGAATACTTCTCGAAGGAACGACTCGCAGAACACCACTACCGTTCGTTCAACTCCTTCCTCAACCGGGGGATGCAACGGGTGGTCGACGAGAAGGAGACGATCGATACGGACATTGGCGATAAAGAGGGCGAAGAACCGGTTCACGTCAAACTCGGCGACGTTCGCGTCGTCACGCCTCGAGTTCGGGAAGCAGACGGCTCCGAAGAACTGCTCTACCCGCAGGAGGCTCGACTCCGCAACATCACGTACTCCGCGCCGGTCTTCATGGAAATGTCGATCGTCAAGGGCGAGGAGGGTGACCAGCGCGTCGTCGACTCGACGGAGACGAAGATCGGTCGGATGCCGATTATGGTCGGCTCCGATAAGTGTAACATTGCCGGCTTCTCCGACGAAGAACTGATCGAAATTGGCGAGGATCCTGCCGATCCCGGCGGCTACTTCATCGTCAACGGCTCCGAGCGCGTGCTAATGACCAGCGAGGACCTCGCGCCGAACAAGATCCTCGCAGAGTACGACACGAAGTACGGCGACGAGATTCAGGTCGCCAAGACGTTCTCCCAGCGCCGTGGTTATCGAGCCCTCGTGCTGTGTGAACGAACGCGAGACGGGCTCCTCGAGGTTTCCTTCCCCTCGGTCTCGGGCTCGATCAACTTCGTCACGCTCGTGCGCGCACTCGGACTCGAGAGCGACGAAGAGATCGTTCACAAGGTCTCGAACGACCCCGAGGTCGTCAAGTACATGCTCGAGAACCTCGAGGAAGCGGAGGTTCAGACCGAGGAAGAAGCGATCGAGGAACTCGGTAAACGCGTCGCCTCCGGCCAGGGCAAGAACTACCAGCTCAAACGTGCGAACTACGTCATCGACCGATATCTTCTCCCGCACCTCCACGAGGACGGCGTCGAGGAAGAAGACGTCCGAATCAACAAAGCACACTATCTCTGTCGGATGGCCGAAGCCTGTTTCGAACTCGCCTTGGGCCGTCGCGATTCGGACGACAAGGACCACTACGCGAACAAGCGACTGAAGGTCAGTGGCGACCTGATGAAGGATCTGTTCCGAACGGCGCTGAACAAACTCGCACGGGACGTGAAGTACCAACTCGAGCGAGCGAACATGCGAAACCGGAACCTCTCCGTTTCGACGGTGGTTCGCTCGGACGTGCTCACGGAGCGCCTCGAGCACCCGATCGCGACTGGCAACTGGGTCGGTGGTCGATCCGGTGTCTCACAACTGGTCGATCGAACGGACTTCATGGGCGTGCTCAGCCACCTTCGCCGTCTGCGATCGCCGCTGTCGCGTTCACAGCCACACTTCGAGGCGCGGGACTTACACGCGACCCAGTGGGGTCGCATCTGTCCCTCCGAGACGCCTGAGGGACCGAACTGTGGGCTAGTGAAGAACTTCGCGCAGGCGATGGAACTCTCCCAGAACGTCGAGGACGAACAGGAACTCAAACGAGAACTGGCATCGATGGGCGTCGAGGGCATTCCGGGCCTCGAGGGCATCGAGCGATCGACCGCAGACGACTAA
- a CDS encoding VOC family protein, translating to MTSPDLQRPASTRLGRCALTVSDESTVIEFYREVIGLEVVNRDPAVLGVDGTPLLEIDAEPDASPRDEASAGLFHVAIRVPSDAALADVLARIRDHWTLSGASDHGVSKALYCRDPEGNGVEVYVDRPESEWPREDDGSLQIGSWPLDLEELEEAKRPTAEADGPSAAPAETVPPDTTVGHVHLEVSSLEESRAFYADALGFDVMDTAPSAVFLAAGGYHHHIGINTWNRRSNPRSPDEQGLAWFELVVPSSEALEEIRTRLEADGHAVDERGDGIAVSDPDGTIVRLVTESESGTRPF from the coding sequence ATGACCAGTCCCGACCTGCAACGGCCGGCGTCGACGCGACTCGGTCGATGTGCACTGACCGTCAGCGATGAGTCGACGGTCATCGAGTTCTACCGCGAGGTGATCGGCCTCGAGGTCGTGAACCGAGACCCGGCGGTGCTCGGCGTCGATGGGACGCCACTGCTCGAGATAGACGCCGAGCCGGACGCCAGCCCTCGAGACGAGGCGTCAGCCGGATTGTTCCACGTGGCGATTCGCGTTCCCAGCGACGCAGCGTTAGCGGATGTGCTCGCTCGAATCAGAGATCACTGGACGCTCAGTGGAGCGTCGGATCACGGCGTCAGTAAGGCCCTCTACTGTCGAGATCCGGAGGGAAACGGCGTCGAGGTGTACGTCGACCGTCCCGAGTCGGAATGGCCCCGCGAGGACGACGGGAGCCTACAGATCGGCTCGTGGCCGCTGGATCTCGAGGAACTAGAAGAAGCGAAGAGGCCCACGGCGGAGGCGGACGGCCCGAGTGCAGCGCCAGCGGAGACGGTGCCACCTGACACGACCGTCGGACACGTCCACCTCGAGGTTTCCTCGCTCGAGGAGTCACGGGCGTTCTACGCGGACGCGCTGGGCTTCGACGTGATGGACACGGCACCGTCGGCGGTGTTTCTGGCTGCAGGCGGCTACCATCACCACATCGGGATCAATACCTGGAATCGGCGCTCGAACCCGAGATCCCCCGACGAGCAGGGGTTGGCGTGGTTCGAACTCGTCGTGCCCTCGAGTGAAGCGCTCGAGGAGATTCGAACGCGACTCGAGGCGGACGGGCACGCGGTCGACGAGCGAGGCGACGGAATCGCCGTCAGCGATCCCGACGGCACGATCGTTCGGCTCGTCACCGAGTCGGAATCGGGGACGCGGCCTTTTTGA
- a CDS encoding bacterio-opsin activator domain-containing protein, protein MTQPITVLVVDNEPGFAELAGEMLERERDAIVTKTATGACEALECLEKQPIDCIVSDYEMPTLTGLELLDRVRESDPELPFILFTGRGSEAVASEAIAAGVTQYLQKDSGSDQYAVLANQITNAVSQYRTETALHESKRRYQRTVTALHEATRDLMRAGTKAEIYEVAVETASDILDVSVAAAYAFEPGEGRLESAAVSAKSDGIIDPDESITREDGNLWSVFSEGESAYYKHVSQDAGALNATPPNQSELLVPLGTHGMLVAGTKTVDGFDETMQELFHTLAANTEAALDRAEREQLLREHDRTLTRQNEELTQLNHTNEIVREITHGVTQASTRSEIETTVCDRLADTERYCFAWIADSNDPMEPTAWAGVDTAFIDRVRDDGDRTPEFELIDETLEDGDVRVVRNVLEEEGWSQRRKEALTYGYQTVLAVALTDMDRHYGVLLVHVKGADSVGEREQDVLGELGETIGHAIRSVERTHAMVTDNRLEIEVACHDSRLLLNRVAKRVNGAITVEGVISRESDSYVVFVSAPTSTLPSVAQWASIETVSVVSEGDEQTLFELTVTSSPILNVLRTYDVHLQRATAADGTTTLALEVSQQVQTRSLVEAIQDHYADVELEARRETTTRSVRQIETHLEERLTTKQFEALQAAHYSGFFEWPRDSTGEDLAAALDISSPTYQYHLRAAERKLVSLVFDGSSR, encoded by the coding sequence ATGACGCAACCGATCACCGTCCTCGTCGTCGATAACGAACCCGGATTTGCCGAACTCGCCGGTGAAATGCTCGAGCGAGAGCGCGACGCGATCGTGACCAAAACGGCGACGGGCGCCTGTGAGGCGCTCGAGTGCCTCGAGAAACAGCCGATCGATTGTATCGTGAGCGACTACGAGATGCCGACGCTAACGGGCCTCGAGTTGCTCGATCGGGTTCGTGAAAGTGATCCCGAACTACCGTTTATTCTGTTTACGGGTCGAGGGTCAGAAGCCGTGGCGAGCGAGGCGATTGCGGCGGGAGTGACCCAGTATTTACAGAAAGACTCCGGATCGGATCAGTACGCGGTGCTCGCGAATCAGATTACGAACGCCGTCTCGCAGTATCGAACTGAGACGGCGTTACACGAGAGTAAACGGCGCTACCAGCGGACGGTGACGGCGTTACACGAGGCGACCCGGGACCTCATGCGAGCGGGGACGAAAGCCGAGATCTACGAGGTTGCCGTCGAAACTGCGAGTGACATTTTAGACGTTTCGGTCGCTGCAGCGTACGCGTTCGAACCAGGTGAAGGACGACTCGAGTCGGCAGCGGTGTCTGCCAAATCGGACGGAATCATCGATCCAGACGAATCCATCACGCGCGAAGATGGGAACCTCTGGTCCGTCTTTTCAGAGGGGGAAAGTGCCTACTACAAGCATGTGAGTCAGGATGCGGGGGCGCTGAACGCGACGCCACCGAATCAAAGTGAGTTACTCGTGCCACTCGGAACGCACGGCATGTTGGTTGCGGGAACGAAGACCGTCGACGGGTTCGACGAGACCATGCAGGAGCTGTTTCACACGTTGGCAGCGAACACCGAGGCAGCCCTCGACCGTGCCGAACGAGAACAACTCCTTCGAGAGCACGATCGGACGCTCACGCGCCAGAACGAGGAGTTGACGCAGCTCAATCACACGAACGAGATCGTCAGGGAGATTACCCACGGTGTGACACAGGCGTCGACGCGCTCGGAGATCGAGACGACGGTCTGTGATCGGTTAGCCGACACGGAACGCTACTGTTTCGCCTGGATCGCCGATAGCAACGATCCGATGGAACCAACCGCCTGGGCTGGCGTCGACACGGCGTTTATCGATCGAGTTCGTGACGACGGTGATCGAACGCCGGAGTTCGAACTGATCGATGAGACTCTCGAGGACGGAGACGTACGCGTCGTCAGAAACGTCCTCGAGGAAGAGGGGTGGAGCCAGCGACGAAAGGAAGCCCTGACGTACGGCTATCAGACGGTCCTCGCGGTGGCACTGACCGATATGGACCGTCACTACGGCGTCTTGCTCGTCCACGTTAAGGGTGCGGACTCGGTTGGCGAGCGTGAACAGGACGTTCTCGGTGAACTCGGTGAGACGATCGGACACGCAATTCGGTCGGTCGAGCGCACGCACGCGATGGTAACCGACAACCGACTCGAGATCGAGGTCGCGTGTCACGACTCCCGGTTGCTACTCAATCGCGTTGCAAAGCGAGTAAACGGGGCGATTACGGTCGAAGGCGTCATCAGCCGAGAGAGCGATTCGTACGTCGTCTTCGTCAGTGCACCGACGTCCACGCTCCCATCAGTAGCGCAATGGGCATCCATCGAGACGGTGTCGGTCGTCTCGGAGGGGGACGAACAGACGTTGTTCGAACTCACGGTTACGTCGTCACCGATTTTGAACGTACTACGAACGTACGACGTGCACTTACAGCGAGCGACGGCGGCGGATGGAACGACGACGCTCGCCCTCGAGGTGTCCCAACAGGTCCAGACCAGATCACTCGTCGAGGCGATTCAAGACCACTACGCCGACGTCGAACTCGAGGCGCGACGGGAGACGACGACGCGGTCGGTCCGACAGATCGAGACGCACCTCGAGGAGCGATTGACGACGAAGCAGTTCGAAGCCCTGCAAGCGGCCCACTACAGCGGCTTTTTCGAGTGGCCACGTGACAGCACTGGTGAGGATCTTGCGGCGGCACTCGATATTTCCTCACCGACGTATCAGTACCACTTGCGAGCGGCCGAGCGAAAGCTCGTCTCCCTCGTGTTCGATGGCAGTTCTAGATAA
- a CDS encoding bifunctional nuclease family protein, which yields MQASIDAVRVAGTPQGPVPVVVLEVADEDDVVPIFIGFNEATSIARGLEAEDIGRPLTHDLLLDVLEELGSRVDRVVVNEIKERADGRGGTYIADLHVQTPRGETVIDCRPSDSLALAARTNVPIEITEDVFEDGRDESETFEQLEDIRTVTGEM from the coding sequence ATGCAGGCATCCATCGACGCGGTTCGCGTCGCGGGGACGCCACAGGGACCAGTTCCAGTGGTCGTTCTCGAGGTCGCCGACGAAGACGACGTCGTGCCGATTTTCATCGGATTCAACGAGGCGACGAGTATCGCGCGCGGGCTCGAGGCCGAAGACATCGGCCGGCCGTTGACTCATGACCTCCTCCTCGACGTGCTGGAGGAACTGGGGAGTCGTGTCGACCGCGTTGTCGTCAACGAAATCAAAGAGCGTGCCGACGGACGGGGCGGAACCTACATCGCCGACCTGCACGTCCAGACGCCACGCGGCGAGACGGTCATCGACTGTCGACCGAGTGACTCGCTCGCGCTTGCGGCCCGAACGAACGTCCCGATCGAGATTACCGAAGACGTCTTCGAGGACGGACGCGACGAGAGCGAAACGTTCGAGCAACTCGAGGATATTCGCACCGTCACGGGTGAGATGTAG
- a CDS encoding group I intron-associated PD-(D/E)XK endonuclease, translating into MSNSKDVGDRTESKVLATLIEYGYNVSIPFGDNDKYDFVVGDSGDLYRIQCKTAWKNKAETIRFNTHSQTTKDGEYYEHTYGDAIDAFLVYYPATDTLYWVNEVDATTQKMELRFDSRIDHPSINWADSYEFDGTIPENCRPKHSHDRTG; encoded by the coding sequence ATGTCTAATTCGAAGGACGTTGGAGATCGGACTGAGTCGAAAGTACTTGCGACACTGATCGAGTATGGGTACAACGTTTCAATTCCATTTGGAGACAACGACAAGTACGATTTCGTCGTCGGTGATAGCGGGGATCTCTACCGAATTCAGTGCAAGACAGCGTGGAAGAACAAGGCCGAAACGATACGTTTCAATACGCACTCACAAACGACGAAAGATGGAGAGTACTACGAGCACACGTATGGTGATGCAATCGATGCGTTCCTCGTGTACTACCCCGCTACTGACACACTGTACTGGGTCAACGAGGTGGATGCAACGACCCAAAAGATGGAGTTACGATTCGATTCACGTATCGATCATCCATCGATAAATTGGGCAGACTCCTACGAGTTCGACGGAACGATTCCTGAAAACTGTCGCCCCAAACACAGCCACGATCGGACCGGATAA
- a CDS encoding DNA-directed RNA polymerase subunit H: MVDVSQHELVPEHTVLDEDVLEGVLTEYDIDRTDLPKIKRTDSALPDEAEVGDVIKIVRDSRTTDQAVVYRLVVE; the protein is encoded by the coding sequence ATGGTAGACGTAAGCCAACACGAACTCGTACCGGAGCACACTGTGCTCGATGAGGACGTCCTCGAGGGTGTCCTGACCGAGTATGACATCGACCGTACAGACTTACCGAAAATCAAGCGCACCGATTCAGCCTTGCCGGACGAAGCGGAGGTCGGAGACGTCATCAAAATCGTTCGGGACTCACGGACAACTGACCAAGCAGTCGTATATCGACTTGTGGTGGAATAA
- the hisE gene encoding phosphoribosyl-ATP diphosphatase, with the protein MDDTLEELFAVIEDRKETLPEDSYTASLFTHEKGENAVLEKLGEESTELVLAAKDDDHDEVAYEAADIVYHLLVLLSMKEMSLEDLEAELEARR; encoded by the coding sequence ATGGACGACACGCTCGAGGAGTTGTTCGCCGTCATCGAAGATCGGAAGGAAACGCTCCCGGAGGACTCCTACACCGCGTCGCTGTTCACGCACGAGAAGGGCGAAAACGCAGTGTTAGAAAAGCTCGGCGAGGAATCCACGGAACTCGTTCTGGCGGCCAAAGACGACGATCACGACGAGGTCGCCTACGAGGCAGCCGACATCGTCTACCATCTGCTGGTGTTGCTCTCGATGAAAGAGATGAGTCTCGAGGACCTCGAGGCCGAACTCGAGGCACGACGGTAA